The following nucleotide sequence is from Mycobacterium sp. Z3061.
CTCCGGTCCAGGCGACCCCGGTCTACTGACCACCCGGGCTGCCACGGTGCTGGCGAATGCGGCGTTGGTGTTCACCGACCCCGACGTGCCCGAGGCGGTGCTGGCGCTGATCGGAAAGGATCTGCCGCCGGTCTCCGGTCCGGCGCCCGCTGAGTCCGCGCCGGCCAGCTCCGATACCGCTGCCGGCTCGTCGAGCCCGGAGACCGCTGCCGCGGTGATTTCGGAAGGCCCCGACGTCCGTCCCGCACTCGGCGATCCCGCCGAGGTCGCCAAAACGCTGACGGCAGAGGCCCGCTCGGGCGTCGACGTCGTGCGTCTGGTGGCCGGCGACCCGCTGTCGGTGGACGCGGTGATCACCGAGGTGAACGCCGTCGCCCGGGCGCACCTGCATGTCGAGATCGTGCCGGGCCTGGCCGCCAGTAGCGCGGTCCCGACCTACGCCGGGTTGCCGCTGGGTTCCTCGCACACCGTCGCCGACGTGCGCGGTGACGTCGACTGGGAGGCGCTCGCCGCCGCGCCGGGGCCGCTGATCCTGCAGGCCACGGCGTCACACCTGGCCGATGCCGCGCGCACCCTGATCGACCACGAGCTGTCCGACAGCACGCCCTGCGTGGTGACCGCTCAGGGCACCACCTGCCAGCAGCGTTCGGTGGAGACCACGCTGCAGGGCCTGACCGACCCCGCCGTCCTGGGCGGCGGAACCGACCCGGCCGGTCCGTTGACCGGTCCGCTGGTTGTCACCATCGGCAAGACGGTCGCCAGCCGGGCGAAGCTGAACTGGTGGGAGAGCCGGGCGCTGTACGGTTGGACCGTCCTGGTGCCGCGCACCAAAGACCAGGCCGGTGAGATGAGCGAGCGGCTGACGTCGTACGGCGCGCTGCCGATCGAGGTGCCGACCATCGCCGTCGAGCCGCCGCGCAGCCCCGCGCAGATGGAACGCGCGGTCAAGGGGTTGGTGGACGGCCGGTTCCAGTGGGTGGTGTTCACCTCCACGAACGCGGTGCGCGCGGTGTGGGAGAAGTTCGGCGAATTCGGTCTGGACGCCCGTGCGTTCTCCGGGGTGAAGATCGCCTGCGTCGGCGAGGCAACGGCAGACCGCGTCCGGGCCTTCGGGATCAGCCCCGAGCTGGTGCCGTCCGGCGAGCAGTCGTCGATGGGCCTGCTGGACGAATTCCCGCCCTACGACAGCATTTTCGACCCGGTGAACCGGGTACTGCTGCCGCGCGCGGACATCGCCACCGAGACGCTGGCCGAGGGCCTGCGTGAGCGTGGCTGGGAGATCGAAGACGTCACCGCTTACCGGACCGTGCGGGCCGCTCCGCCGCCGGCGTCCACCCGGGAGATGATCAAGACGGGTGGCTTCGACGCGGTGTGCTTCACCTCCAGCTCCACTGTGCGCAACCTGGTCGGCATCGCCGGCAAGCCGCACGCCCGGACCATCATCGCCTGCATCGGGCCCAAGACCGCGGAGACCGCAGCGGAATTCGGCTTGCGGGTGGATGTCCAGCCGGAGACCGCCGCGGTGGGTCCGCTGGTCGACGCGCTGGCCGAACACGCCGCCCGGTTGCGCGCCGAAGGCGCGTTGCCGCCGCCGCGCAAGAAGAGCCGCCGGCGATGACTCACCGCGCATTGACTCCGCGTCAGTGGCGCGAACGTGCGAGTAACCTCCGCCCTCGACGCAGAGTCACCGGACAGGAATGAGGCAGCGGCCACGCCGGCTCCGCTCCACCCCGGCCCTGCGCCGGCTGGTGGCCCAAACATCCTTGGAACCAAGGCATTTGGTGCTGCCGATGTTCGTTGCTGACGGTATCGACGAACCCAGGGCCATCGGCTCAATGCCGGGCGTGGTGCAACACACCCGCGATTCGTTGCGCAGCGCGGCCGCCGACGCGGTCACCGCCGGTGTCGGTGGACTGATGATCTTCGGTGTACCGCGGGAGCAGGACAAGGATCCGGCCGGCTCGGCCGGCACTGATCCCGACGGCATCCTCAACGTGGCTTTGCGCGATCTCTCAAAGGATCTCGGCGACGCCACGGTGCTCATGGCCGACACCTGCCTGGACGAGTTCACCGACCACGGGCACTGCGGAGTGGTCGACGAGCGGGGCCGGGTCGACAATGACGCCACCCTGGCTCGCTACGTGGATCTTGCTGTCGCGCAAGCGGAGTCGGGCGCGCACGTGGTGGGTCCCAGCGGCATGATGGATGGCCAGGTGGGTGCGATCCGCGACGGTTTGGACGCGGCGGGTCATTCCGACGTCGCCATTCTCGCCTATGCCGCCAAGTTCGCTTCGGCGTTCTACGGTCCGTTCCGCGAAGCGGTGGCCTCCAGCCTGGCCGGTGACCGGCGCACCTATCAGCAGGAGCCGGGCAACGCCCGCGAGGCGTTACGCGAGGTTCGGCTGGATCTCGACGAAGGCGCCGACATCGTGATGGTCAAGCCCGCACTGGGGTATCTGGACATACTGGCGGCCGCAGCCGACATCTCCTCGGTTCCGGTGGCGGCCTATCAAGTTTCGGGCGAGTACGCGATGATTTGTGCGGCGGCGGCCAACAATTGGCTCGACGAACGTGCCGCGGCATTGGAGTCGTTGACCAGTATCCGGCGTGCGGGGGCGGATTTCGTGCTGACTTACTGGGCCGCCGACGCGGCGGGGTGGCTTGCGTGACGGAGGCGCACATGGGATCTGCAGACAAAGACCAGCCCGCGGACAAGCGACTGTTCTACGAATCCGGCGCCAGTTGGTACTGGGTGCTGGCAGGCCCGCTGTCCGCCGTGTCGCTGATCTACATCCAGCACGTCAACCATGTTCCGATTTCGTTCCTGGTGCCGTCGGTATTCCTGGTCCTGGTGTCCGCGTTCGTGGCGTTGCAGGTCAAGGCGGCGCGGATTCACACCTCGGTCGAGCTGACAGAAGACGCGCTGCGTCAAGGCACCGAGACCATCCTGGTGCGCGAGATCGTGAAGGTGTTCCCCGAGGCCGAGAACTCGGTGAAGTCCGACAAGCCGCTCGCCAGGTGGCAGTCAGCGCGCGCGCTCGGGGAACTCATCGGCGTCCCGCGCGGGCGCTACGGGATCGGCCTGAAGCTGACCGGCGGGCGCACCGCGCAGGCCTGGGCGCGCCGTCACCGCCACTTGCGCGACGCCCTGACCCCGTTGGTGGAGCGCCGGATGGGCCCGTATGTCGCCGAGGTCGCCGACGAGATGGACGCGTACGGCGACGACGACAATGAGTCGATCCTGTGAGTGCCCGCGCTGTCGTGGAGTTGGCGCTGGCCGCCGCCGCATTGGTGGCCGCGGGGCTCAGTTGGTTGCAGACTCGCTCGACCATCGCGGTCGCGCCGGTGGTCGATGGACAGCCACCCACCATGTCGGTGGTCTACGACCCGCAGCAGCTGGTGCTGACGCTGTTGTTGGCGACGGCCGCCGGAATTTTCGCCGTACTCGGCGTGATCAGGCTCAGGCGGGCTAAGCAGATTTCTTGACCAGCGGCAGAACCAACTGGCGGCGCCAGTTGATTCCGTCGGCGAGGTAGCGCAGCGCCTCGTGAACCGAACGTGTCACCGGGAACAGGGCCTCGGCGGGATCACTGCTGTCGCCCAGCAGCGCGTTGACGACCGGGTTGGCGACGATCATCCACTCCACGCCGGCGGCGCGGCATTCCTCGTCGAGCACGCAGAACAGCGCGATTCCGGCAGACGAGAAGTGGGTGACCGCACTCAGGTCGAGCACCACGGGATTGTCGCGCAGGACGAAACGCCGCACGTGCTCGCCAACCTGGTCGACGTTGAAGGCGTCGATCTCGCCACGGATGGTCACCACGGTGGCCAGGTGCCGGCAGTGGGCCCGAATCTGGGCGCCGTTACAGTCGGCGGTGCTTGAAACGCTCGTGATCGCGGTAGTCATCAAAGAGCCCCATTTCCCCTGGCGAGCCGACTAGTGGGTCGACCAAACCCTGCACTCTAAGGTGCCCGCTAAACCTAAGGGGACTGGTAGCCGCGACTAACTCTTTGCTAAGAAGCTCCACGTCGACCGTCCCGGCGGTGTCGCTGTTAGGCTGCCGGTTGCTAGTCGGGGGGCAGGTTGACGCGACAAAGAGCAGACAGCAAGAGTCCAGGCGGAAAGAACCTCGTGCGCAGCGTAGAGATGAAGGCCGAGATCCGCGGGGAGATCAAGGCCCTGACCGGGCTGCGCATCATCGCGGCGCTGTGGGTGGTGCTGTTCCACTTCCGGCCGATGCTGACCGATGTGTCGCCCGAGTTCCGGGAGAACCTGGCCCCGGTGCTCAATTGCGGCGCCCAGGGTGTCGACCTGTTCTTCATCCTCAGCGGGTTCGTGCTGACCTGGAACTACCTCGACCGCATGGGCGGGGAATGGTCGACGCGCGCCACCGTGCACTTCCTGTGGCTACGGCTGGCCAGGGTGTGGCCGGTGTACCTGCTGACCATGCACCTGGCCGCGTTGATCGTCATCCTCAGCCTGCACGTCGGGCACGTGCCGTTACCTGAGGTCAGGGACCTCACCGCGATCAGCTACGTGCGCCAGGTCCTGCTGGTCCAGCTGTGGTTCGAACCGTTCTTCGACAACACCAGCTGGGACGGGCCGGCCTGGTCGATCAGCGCGGAATGGCTGGCCTATCTGCTGTTCGGCCTCATCGTGCTGGTCATTCTGCGGTTGGAGCGCACCACCCGGGCGCGCAGCCTGATGGTGCTGGCCTTTGCGGCCTGCCTACCGCCGGTGGTGTTGCTGTTGGCCAGCGGCTACTTCTATACGCCGTGGAGCTGGCTGCCGCGCATCGTCACCCAGTTCATCGCCGGCGCGCTGGCTTGCGCCGCGGTCCGCAGGTTGCGGCTGAGCACCCGCGCGCGGCACATCGCCGGATACCTCTCGCTGCTGCTCGTCGTCGCGATGGTCGGCATCCTCTACTGGTTCGACGCGCACCCGATCAGCGGCGTCGTGGACAGCGGCGGAGTGGTGGACGTGCTGTTCGTGCCACTGGTGATCACGCTGGCGATCGGCCTGGGCAGCCTGCCGTGGGTGCTCTCGACGCGGCTGATGGTCTACGGCGGAGAGATCTCATTCTGCCTGTACATGGTTCATGAGCTGGTGCACACGACCTGGGGATGGGCGGTGCTGCAGTTCGAGCTCACGCCGCAGGACAACCCGTGGAAGTGGAATGTCATCGGGCTCATCCTGATCGCACTGCTGATCTCCAGCCTCATGTACCACTTCGTCGAAGAGCCGGCCCGCCGGTGGATGCGCAGGATGATCGGCGCCAGAGCCGCGCCGGCGGGCACCCAGCCCGATGACTCACCCATCACCAAACGGCATCCGATCGACGGTGCGCTGTCCGAGGTTTCCTCGCGGGCGGTGTGAGGTGGGCGCCCCGAAACGCCGGGGCCACAAGCGAGTTGACGATGGTTCGGTTGGGTCCCTCGTAGGATTTCAGATAGGTCCGTTCCAGGAGGTCGCAGTGACTCGGCTGGCCACCTTCGCCATCAGCATCGTCGTGCTGGTGGCTGTGGCTTCTTCCGGCCTTGTCGACTCCGCGCAGGCGCGGCCGTTCCGGGCCCTGACACTGGACCTGCGGCTCAAACCCATCGCCGTGATCGGTGATTCGTACACCACCGGTACCAACGAAGGCGGGCTGGGAGCCAA
It contains:
- a CDS encoding DUF3093 domain-containing protein is translated as MGSADKDQPADKRLFYESGASWYWVLAGPLSAVSLIYIQHVNHVPISFLVPSVFLVLVSAFVALQVKAARIHTSVELTEDALRQGTETILVREIVKVFPEAENSVKSDKPLARWQSARALGELIGVPRGRYGIGLKLTGGRTAQAWARRHRHLRDALTPLVERRMGPYVAEVADEMDAYGDDDNESIL
- a CDS encoding STAS domain-containing protein, whose translation is MTTAITSVSSTADCNGAQIRAHCRHLATVVTIRGEIDAFNVDQVGEHVRRFVLRDNPVVLDLSAVTHFSSAGIALFCVLDEECRAAGVEWMIVANPVVNALLGDSSDPAEALFPVTRSVHEALRYLADGINWRRQLVLPLVKKSA
- the hemB gene encoding porphobilinogen synthase; the encoded protein is MRQRPRRLRSTPALRRLVAQTSLEPRHLVLPMFVADGIDEPRAIGSMPGVVQHTRDSLRSAAADAVTAGVGGLMIFGVPREQDKDPAGSAGTDPDGILNVALRDLSKDLGDATVLMADTCLDEFTDHGHCGVVDERGRVDNDATLARYVDLAVAQAESGAHVVGPSGMMDGQVGAIRDGLDAAGHSDVAILAYAAKFASAFYGPFREAVASSLAGDRRTYQQEPGNAREALREVRLDLDEGADIVMVKPALGYLDILAAAADISSVPVAAYQVSGEYAMICAAAANNWLDERAAALESLTSIRRAGADFVLTYWAADAAGWLA
- a CDS encoding acyltransferase codes for the protein MKAEIRGEIKALTGLRIIAALWVVLFHFRPMLTDVSPEFRENLAPVLNCGAQGVDLFFILSGFVLTWNYLDRMGGEWSTRATVHFLWLRLARVWPVYLLTMHLAALIVILSLHVGHVPLPEVRDLTAISYVRQVLLVQLWFEPFFDNTSWDGPAWSISAEWLAYLLFGLIVLVILRLERTTRARSLMVLAFAACLPPVVLLLASGYFYTPWSWLPRIVTQFIAGALACAAVRRLRLSTRARHIAGYLSLLLVVAMVGILYWFDAHPISGVVDSGGVVDVLFVPLVITLAIGLGSLPWVLSTRLMVYGGEISFCLYMVHELVHTTWGWAVLQFELTPQDNPWKWNVIGLILIALLISSLMYHFVEEPARRWMRRMIGARAAPAGTQPDDSPITKRHPIDGALSEVSSRAV
- a CDS encoding bifunctional uroporphyrinogen-III C-methyltransferase/uroporphyrinogen-III synthase — its product is MTRGRKPTPGRITFVGSGPGDPGLLTTRAATVLANAALVFTDPDVPEAVLALIGKDLPPVSGPAPAESAPASSDTAAGSSSPETAAAVISEGPDVRPALGDPAEVAKTLTAEARSGVDVVRLVAGDPLSVDAVITEVNAVARAHLHVEIVPGLAASSAVPTYAGLPLGSSHTVADVRGDVDWEALAAAPGPLILQATASHLADAARTLIDHELSDSTPCVVTAQGTTCQQRSVETTLQGLTDPAVLGGGTDPAGPLTGPLVVTIGKTVASRAKLNWWESRALYGWTVLVPRTKDQAGEMSERLTSYGALPIEVPTIAVEPPRSPAQMERAVKGLVDGRFQWVVFTSTNAVRAVWEKFGEFGLDARAFSGVKIACVGEATADRVRAFGISPELVPSGEQSSMGLLDEFPPYDSIFDPVNRVLLPRADIATETLAEGLRERGWEIEDVTAYRTVRAAPPPASTREMIKTGGFDAVCFTSSSTVRNLVGIAGKPHARTIIACIGPKTAETAAEFGLRVDVQPETAAVGPLVDALAEHAARLRAEGALPPPRKKSRRR